In Macadamia integrifolia cultivar HAES 741 chromosome 5, SCU_Mint_v3, whole genome shotgun sequence, a single window of DNA contains:
- the LOC122078147 gene encoding plant intracellular Ras-group-related LRR protein 3-like: MDPSPTSFPILSYVMSRITPGRSTPLSGNGTGSGSAHVDIEQPPPLLMEQMPRLKDPELLAAMTKAVTDVAQTRSVLQSLGERPDHEAVDLAKAKISEIDSNLSKQLEEIVLAPCPEGVDRADWRDQLEQKENQARKAAEKVKGIYKAVVQLDEMHEAYEKLLSDAEDKLVNIYRSATSEPEEEAPQGEDDVSSAVDEEVNEDVVGILQEASAKEFDRIELKGRQLRFLPEEFGKIRGLVSLNLSSNQLEVIPDSIGGLENLEELNLSNNLLVSLPDSIGLLINLKILDVSTNKLPSLPDSISHCRSLVELDASFNSLTYLPTKIGYGLVNLRRLSVHLNKLRSLPSSICDMKSLRQLDVHFNELRGLPQAIGKLTSLEILNLSNNFSDLTALPETFGDLINLKELDLSNNQIHALPDTFGRLDKLTKLNLAGNPLVIPPMEIVNKGVEAVKEFMAKRWLDILLEEEQKSAQEANKQGQTGWLTRSTAWLNNFVTGYFVAGSRSPRDPYLDQQL; the protein is encoded by the exons ATGGATCCATCGCCGACGAGCTTTCCAATCCTCTCCTATGTCATGTCCCGGATCACCCCTGGCCGCTCGACTCCCTTATCAGGCAACGGCACCGGTTCCGGCTCTGCGCATGTTGATATCGAGCAACCACCGCCGCTGTTGATGGAGCAGATGCCCCGTCTGAAAGACCCAGAGCTCCTGGCTGCTATGACCAAGGCGGTCACCGACGTTGCCCAGACCCGATCGGTCCTCCAGTCCCTGGGTGAACGCCCCGACCATGAGGCCGTCGATCTCGCCAAGGCCAAGATCTCCGAAATCGATTCCAATCTCTCCAAGCAGCTTGAGGAGATTGTCTTGGCGCCTTGCCCTGAGGGTGTGGATCGGGCGGACTGGAGGGATCAGCTGGAACAGAAGGAAAACCAAGCCCGAAAGGCAGCCGAGAAGGTGAAGGGCATCTACAAGGCGGTGGTGCAGTTGGATGAGATGCACGAGGCCTACGAGAAGCTCTTGAGTGATGCGGAGGATAAGCTTGTCAATATATATCGCTCTGCCACTTCCGAACCGGAGGAGGAAGCCCCTCAGGGTGAGGATGATGTCTCATCGGCTGTCGACGAAGAGGTGAATGAGGATGTTGTTGGCATCTTGCAAGAGGCGTCAGCAAAGGAATTCGACAGGATTGAGCTTAAGGGGCGTCAATTGAGGTTTCTCCCTGAGGAGTTCGGGAAAATTCGTGGCTTGGTCTCTCTCAACCTTTCTAGCAATCAACTTGAG GTCATTCCCGATTCAATAGGTGGACTAGAAAATCTTGAGGAGCTAAATCTTTCAAACAATCTTTTGGTATCACTGCCAGATTCCATTGGATTGTTGATTAACCTGAAGATCCTTGATGTGTCAACAAATAAGCTTCCATCTCTACCTGATAGCATCTCCCATTGCAG ATCATTGGTGGAGCTGGATGCGAGCTTCAATTCTCTGACATACTTGCCCACAAAAATTGGTTATGGACTAGTGAATCTGCGGAGGCTCTCAGTCCATCTCAATAAGCTCCGTTCTCTTCCAAGTTCCATTTGTGACATGAAGTCTTTGCGCCAACTTGATGTCCATTTCAATGAGCTCCGAGGTCTGCCACAAGCAATCGGGAAATTGACAAGTCTTGAGATCCTGAATCTGAGCAATAATTTCAGTGACTTGACAGCGCTTCCTGAGACATTTGGTGATCTTATAAATCTCAAGGAACTAGATCTCAGCAACAATCAAATCCATGCTCTTCCTGATACCTTTGGTCGGTTGGACAAGTTAACTAAGCTCAACTTGGCTGGGAACCCACTGGTCATTCCACCAATGGAAATAGTGAATAAAGGAGTTGAAGCTGTAAAGGAGTTTATGGCTAAAAGGTGGCTTGACATCCTATTAGAGGAAGAACAGAAGAGTGCACAAGAGGCAAACAAGCAAGGACAGACTGGGTGGTTGACTCGGAGCACCGCATGGTTGAATAATTTTGTTACTGGATATTTTGTGGCTGGTTCAAGATCACCAAGAGACCCATATCTGGACCAGCAGTTGTGA